The Rhizoctonia solani chromosome 4, complete sequence genome contains a region encoding:
- a CDS encoding phosphatidylserine decarboxylase family protein: MPGISQIAGKVRSALHRSDSTSSSSSDDVAPSPPSSPGPKQEGRGLHGKLAHSLQIIVQNSEKSESPGSNTRNYVMDRKTKEKKFEDMPIYVRIGMHLLFNQSYLSQTLLGEKRVDKLLKDQSFKQGQIYDREDPAIVQPHIQSFVETYEIDTSQLLQPDLNAYKTFNEFFARRLKPDARPIDAPHDPTIITSVADCRLTVWNNVTTATKVWVKGKHFSVPELLGDAKLAEEKFGANPSLAIFRLAPADYHRFHSPCTGTFSAPTSQGSKYYTNPQAVNTELDVFTANRRDIRVIESNIPSASALTTPVGFVAIGALLVGSIGWTDRSEGYRAEKGDDIGWFQYGGSTVIIVFPSDHIKWDDDLADASEQGIEVQAPGSALNRFAKRDPQLYPLAAIMLAITATGGYFLAQKSQTHDAAKSFGTITPAWEAHKPGDNVSEWKHRFKTRRGVEGDLGTILSQGEGSDRATVNTTTTTPSPTPIVDPSKPVYNRLADRAHDLL; this comes from the exons ATGCCCGGAATCTCGCAAATTGCTGGGAAAGTGCGTAGTGCGCTTCACAGGTCTGACTCAACTTCAAGCTCCAGTTCCGATGATGTTGCACCATCGCCCCCTTCTTCACCTGGACCCAAGCAAGAAGGAAGAGGACTTCATGGCAAACTTGCGCATTCTCTACAAATCATAGTCCAAAACTCAGAAAAGTCGGAGAGCCCTGGGTCGAACACAA GAAACTATGTGATGGACCGGAAGACCAAGGAAAAGAAATTTGAAGACATGCCTATCTATGTTCGTATTGGTATGCACCTTCTATTTAATCAATCGTACCTATCG CAAACCCTTCTCGGTGAAAAACGAGTCGACAAGCTTCTCAAAGACCAGTCTTTCAAAC AGGGCCAGATTTACGACCGAGAGGATCCGGCTATTGTGCAACCACATATACAATCATTCGTTGAAACATACGAAATTGATACTTCTCAGTTGCTTCAACCAGATTTGAATGCATACAAA ACATTCAACGAGTTCTTTGCACGTAGGCTGAAACCTGATGCTAGGCCTATCGATGCTCCCCATGATCCCACTATAATAACATCAGTAGCCGATTGCCGCTTGACGGTATGGAACAATGTGACCACTGCAACCAAAGTATG GGTCAAAGGAAAGCACTTCTCAGTACCTGAATTGTTGGGTGACGCGAAATTAGCCGAGGAAAAGTTTGGTGCCAACCCCTCATTGGCTATATTTCGTCTTGCCCCTGCCGACTACCACCGGTTCCACAGTCCGTGCACAGGGACTTTTAGCGCTCCCACTAGTCAAGGTTCAAAGTATTATACT AATCCACAAGCTGTGAACACCGAATTAGACGTATTTACGGCAAACCGCCGAGATATTCGAGTCATAGAATCCAACATCCCTTCCGCATCTGCTTTGACAACACCAGTTGGCTTCGTCGCAATTGGCGCACTACTCGTTGGGTCTATTGGTTGGACCGATAGATCTGAGGGTTATAGGGCGGAAAAAGGTGACGATATTGGGTGGTTCCAGTACGGAGGGAGCACTGTGATTATCGTGTTTCCCAGCGATCATATTAAATGGGATGATGACTTGGCTGATGCCAGCGAACAAGGAATTGAGGTCCAA GCTCCTGGATCCGCTCTCAACCGCTTCGCAAAGCGTGATCCTCAACTCTACCCT CTGGCGGCTATTATGCTCGCCATCACAGCGACCGGTGGTTATTTCCTCGCACAAAAGTCGCAGACCCATGATGCTGCCAAGTCATTTGGTACTATCACACCCGCATGGGAGGCGCACAAGCCTGGTGATAACGTCAGTGAATGGAAGCACCGTTTCAAGACCCGCCGCGGCGTTGAGGGCGATTTGGGCACCATCTTGAGTCAGGGTGAAGGCTCGGATCGG GCCACAGTGAATACAACTACAACTACTCCTTCGCCTACTCCTATTGTCGACCCCAGTAAACCGGTCTACAATCGTCTGGCTGACCGTGCGCATGACCTCCTCTGA
- a CDS encoding F1 ATPase assembly protein 11, producing the protein MNHLRLRFIHPRCLPIIQPHRAFHVCLQRNNITQKYGDKLEKRAKEMGVTGVDELRERARRELEAERIRRRAENPTLETGNGIDHAPQGNSPPAPAVKTRKDSSPIKSLDTIINLPKLLSSSPPLTQAQLGALWTAYHARKEGVLCAVVPLEMYSQLIETARRYSQFVVPLPRGVKSVEDGKEPEGGTEMFFIEWALHHCPTVPNPKVDELGLPSSQSTEQTASAGSNPPIMTLLFTPLQEYKHRQSFAAPHLALTFHTDLASTHGVALLRGEITPAQSGDGRWLLGQEEAQALVVAMQKFYLPGTGEAAKDREELLKCFHERPEEFKWERLLELSDIGIKL; encoded by the exons ATGAACCATCTCCGTCTTCGGTTTATCCACCCCAGATGCTTACCAATAATCCAACCTCATAGAGCGTTTCACGTATGCCTTCAAAGAAACAATATCACTCAAAAATATGGAGATAAGCTAGAAAAACGAGCCAAAGA GATGGGAGTCACGGGAGTCGACGAGTTGCGCGAGCGAGCACGTAGGGAGCTTGAGGCCGAAAGGATACGTCGAAGGGCCGAGAATCCGACTTTGGAGACAGGAAATGGCATCGACCATGCACCACAGGGGAATAgtcctccggctccggctgtGAAAACACGCAAGGATAGTTCGCCTATCAAG TCTCTCGATACTATAATAAACCTCCCAAAACTCCTATCATCATCTCCACCACTCACTCAAGCCCAACTCGGTGCTCTCTGGACGGCTTACCATGCACGAAAAGAGGGAGTTTTATGCGCAGTCGTCCCATTGGAGATGTATAGTCAATTAATCGAAACCGCACGCCGATACAGCCAATTCGTCGTCCCACTACCGAGAGGAGTCAAATCAGTAGAGGATGGGAAAGAGCCTGAAGGTGGCACCGAAATGTTTTTCATCGAATGGGCGTTGCACCACTGTCCTACCGTGCCAAACCCCAAGGTCGATGAGTTAGGGCTTCCTAGCTCTCAATCCACGGAGCAGACGGCGTCCGCAGGGTCGAACCCACCGATCATGACTCTGCTTTTCACTCCTCTGCAGGAATACAAGCATCGCCAGTCGTTTGCCGCCCCCCATCTGGCTCTGACGTTTCATACCGACCTTGCTTCTACGCATGGCGTCGCGCTACTTCGCGGAGAGATCACACCCGCGCAGTCTGGTGATGGGAGGTGGTTACTTGGTCAAGAGGAAGCACAGGCTTTGGTCGTAGCCATGCAAAAGTTTTACTTACCCGGAACCGGAGAGGCTGCGAAGGATCGAGAGGAGTTGCTGAAGTGTTTCCACGAACGACCGGAAGAATTTAAGTGGGAGCGACTGTTAGAGTTGAGTGACATTGGTATCAAATTGTAG
- a CDS encoding subunit 21 of mediator complex protein has product MPELHKELTADMDKLTQLHDAIESLLVIMSNSVVYLVTRNSFRQVNPDIPITKTRPPDKEDSPDVFEANKRELVNDLITKAKQIEYLIKSLPPPEPESEQACCKVGLTRSGDETSKRGVSAGAGSCA; this is encoded by the exons ATGCCCGAGCTGCACAAGGAGCTCACCGCGGACATGGACAAACTTACCCAGTTACATGACGCGATCGAATCA CTTCTTGTTATCATGAGCAACAGTGTTGTGTACCTTGTTACACGCAACTCTTTTCGACAAGTTAATCCCGATATCCCTATTACCAAAACGCGTCCTCCAGACAAAGAAGATTCCCCCGACGTATTCGAAG CAAACAAACGCGAACTCGTTAACGACTTGATAACCAAGGCGAAGCAGATCGAGTACCTTATCAAATCTTTGCCGCCGCCCGAACCCGAATCAGAACAGGCAT GCTGCAAGGTTGGTCTCACTCGAAGCGGAGATGAAACTAGCAAACGAGGAGTATCGGCAGGCGCTGGCTCGTGCGCGTAA